In the genome of Arachis hypogaea cultivar Tifrunner chromosome 9, arahy.Tifrunner.gnm2.J5K5, whole genome shotgun sequence, the window tttattaattaatggattttgttaggtagataataatttttgtgaataatgtgaataataggcTTTAAAATTGGCCcgataaaataaaaacacactatcCTCCTAAATTATTCACATAAATCTTAGTATTAGATAACCATCCGCACACTTAGTGAATTAAACAtctgatatatctattattcacattatttaatatttttattgtctacctatatttttctttaattaaattagtatatttaatttaatttcctggCATATTAGGGGTACGTAGGCGTATGTATCAAATCACATTTGAGGCTCATTACGTGATTATTATATATGTGCAGATATAATTAACTAAGCTACATACAGGCCTAGCTACAAAATTTTGAAACTCGAAATCATGTCTACTTTTATGAAGAGGATGCACTCAAAGGTTTTTGTTCATTTACCGAAATTCAGGGTCATAATTTGTCACTCTCGGTTTGGCTCCAGGATTTCTGTATTCTACATTATTGTGAAGAAACAGTAATTGAGATGAAGAAAGATGCATGCGTCGTCCTTTATAGATCAATTAAGGAATGTTCATAGTTGCTCTCAAGTCTAagcatataataattaaatttatttactaAGTAATGTATTTTAGTTTCTTTTATGTTTTGTTGTTATTAAAACATGCAAAGTTGTTGatcaatgatatttttttattgtgaattTTATGGAATATGTTTtacaatttaattatatattttgtctgGAATTAGTGAATTTATTCTACTGTTATATATCAATATACTATTGATAGTTAATAAGCACATTTTTTTAGTCAataagatattttagaaaaaatatatttttaaatatttgattaatTAACTAGTAACTATATATCATCAcattttgataatattaataatttaattgacAGCGAAAGACTTTCTTAATAGTTTCATGACGAATAAGTATAGCATAGCTAGTCCAACACTTAATTTTGTCAAGAAATATAATTTGTTAGCCAATATTTCTGTACGTATAAAATGATATTTAAATTCTAATGTGTATTTAAGTGAAGCAATGAGTTAATTATTCGACTAATTTAAGTTAATTATAGGATTTAGTTAATATGTGACATAGGGATATACACATATtaaaatgattttaattaattaaaaaaattataaaattaatttttcaataaaaatattaaatttaaaattttaattatttgttatatatttatttaaaaaattaattttttttataataacatcaATATCAAAAACACATATTTGCcaatacatataataataaaatggACGTTAAAAAGTCttgattttttttactattaattaaataaatttaattttaatacattgtcatcaatataaaataattttatatgtgtatTCAATTACGGCGAAAGCTAGTGCACTCCAGGTAAAGTAAGGAGTACAGCACTCTTTAAAAGTTAACCTACTATTAAAAGTgatcaagtaaattaaatttatttattattgttattatttttttgttatgggGTGAACAAACAAACCGACACTAACAAAAAACGTTAATTCGCTCGTTTAACAAAGGACTATCTTTACACCAAAAAAATACTCAGAAAAATTTAATCGAATCCCTCCGTTATTCTGTTATTGTTGATGTGATGTCTTCAAGCATTTTCACTTTTTTGTTTACTATTGTTCTGTCTAGCCACAGATTTTGACGCACTTGAACCCACTCCATTCCACCTCTACCATAAATGGACCTTCAAAGCCAAAAAAATTGCTGCCATAGAAAAGGAAGACGCTGTTGGCTAACTCCAAACTGATTCTGTAGAAGAACTGGTCTCCATGAAGGTACTATGATTCTCAGATGATGACGCAGTCAAAGCACAAAATACATGACAGTTATAACAAgtccattatcttttatttcaaattatcctcaacttgtacgtaatagaatgaaaaattaaaatataattttatttaaataattatttgtattattttttattaatttattcaaaaaataattaaattttgaagctaattggtataaaatgttacagatataaaactaagaaaaatttttatttgtataagaatgagcctaataaataattattctatttaaatataattaagagtatttctttctttgtcaacgagttataattcaaatgacataatctctatATTCACCtaaaagttggtaaaaaaaatacttctttttttattaacttttttaaacattaattatttattttacatactatatagaaataaatgaatataatatttattgagtagacacagttacgtacaaaaaatttattgtcatagtatttgaatcaaagaaaagaaaatattattttaaaaaaaactaacaatatatttttaataatattcttaatacaaaataataaattttaaatattttttaaataatatatattaactaaaataatataattatcccaaataatatattataaatatagtaaaataacatatttcaataaaaaaattgttaataaaaaattatatgaatttttgtttcgcacaaaataaaattgttatatgtttgtttgttttttatgttatatatatggtttttttaattaaattaatataatacaaatttttttattattctattcatatttaatgttttaattttgtttctcacaaaataaaattatatatatatatatatatataacacaaaaaattttatcattgtatttatatttaatattataattttatttcacataaaacaaaatttatttaaattttaatattatatacataaaatatatatatatatatatatatatatatatatataacacaattttttatcattgtgtttatattcaatattataattttatttcacataaaacaaaatttatttaaattttaatattatttaaatttttttctagatttagtacatgaatttttaacttattttttatgtattatttattttaattttaaagtctaataattttttttacagtcatgttgtttttaatatttatatactatttttttattttgaactttagcCAAATATCTGACacttataaaaaaattctaaaacttGTAAAAAATGATTAACCTGATTAACAGGTACCTTTTTAAATCcagaccattcaaataaaatataacaaatgaaGAGTTTAGATTTAACGAATTAACAAGGTGTGCAGCACTCCATACTTAGCAAGGAGCGTTTAAGAATGAGCCTTCAATTAACGAtaaattagcaaaaataattatttttcacatTGACTACGTGATGAATGGTCATCCAAAATGTTATAAACAACTAGAGAGTAATACGAAGAAAGTGATTGTATATTATTGATGTGTTGAATGATACAATATACAAAGTTATATATAAGTATTAGaagaattaaagtaaaaaaaaacgtaatattctataataaatatatatacagatatgctaaataaatataattgatactaACTGATCTTAATTgttcctaattatactctaacatctCTCCTCAAATTCAAATGGGAACTAAAGTACCATCTTGAGTTTAGATATCAGAGTCTGAAAATGAGTAGGGTGATGAGCCTTCATGAAGAGATCAGTAGTCTGATCCAGAGTCCCAACAGCTATAAGACAAACAACATCGATAAAGAGATGTTATCGGACAAAGTGACAATAAATTTCAATGTGTTTGGTCCATTCATTAAAAACATCATTATGGACAATCTGAATAGTACTGTAgttgtcacaaaaaatatcaGTTGAGGATAACTGAGGAACACCCAAGTCTCCGAAAAGTCAACAAATCGAGATAATCTCAGCAGTAGTGTTAGCGAGAGCACGATATTCAGCTTCGATACTTGATTGAGtagtgaacgtttgcttcttgACTTGCCAGAAAATGAAAGTCaccaagaaacaaataataaccaGTAGTAAAACGatgatcagtgggatcaccatcCTAATTAGTATCAAAGTACACTTGAAGGGTTAAAGATGAATGGACAGAAAAATGAAGGCCATGAAACAAAGTGTCTTTGATATAGCGAAGAATGCAAAGAattgccgcatagtgagtagtacgaggagctgacaagaactgtcTAAGAACATGACAAGTAGATGAGACCTCCAACTAATTATCGATAAAGAGTAgaattatccaaaacagtgccatccataggagtAAACCGAACATTAGACTCAAGaagagtagactcagtgcgactatctgtaatttCGGCTCGAGAAGATCAGAAGCATActtagcttgagagagatagaCACCGTCATCTGTGAATATGACTTCAAGGCCAAAAAAAtaactgagagaaccaagatctttcatttcaaaaGTGTGGTGAAGGGATGCTTTAAGATCAAAGATACTATCAACATAATCTCTAGTCATGATCATTTCATCGatatacaaaagtagaagaacaactccatgTTCACTTTTAGGAATAAAGAAAGCATTTTCATGAGGGTTACTAGTGCAATCGATATTGCATATAGTGGTGCTGAACTTTttaaaccattcacgaggagcttgcttaagaccaTAAAGTGCTTTACGAAAAAGACAAACTTTGCTAGAAGGACAATTATATCTCAGGATGATTTCATATAAACCTTTTTCCTCAAATCCTCATTAAGAAATGTATTTTTCACATCCATCTGATTGAGAGCCTATTTTTTTACCGCAGCAATGGCAAGGAAAGCGCGAACAAATATGAGACGAGCAACAaaagcaaaagtctcttcataatcaatatcatattcTTGCGTACATCCTTGAGCAACCAATCGtaccttataacggtcaataaaACTATCAGAGCGAGTCTTAGCTTGATCCTGTATACCCATCTACTACCCATAACTTCTTGATCAGAAGAAGGATCAACCAAGTCCCAAGTGTATGCTTTTTCAAATGCCTAGATTTTTTCCTGCATTACTTGTTGTCAATTTGAATTTGTAGAGGTTTCTCAGAATGACTTGGGTTCATggtgatgaagaatagtagaaaatcaATGATAATCAAGAGTAGGAGGCTCAAGAGGTTGACTGGAGATAGAACCTGTAGTATCATCACTAGAAAAAAGATCAACATGGGAGTTAGTGAAAAATGATGATGACTGGGTAGAAGGAATGGACTCAAAAGAGGAGAAACTAGAGAATATTTAATGCACCAAAAATACAACATGATGAGATATACGAATACATCGAGAGATGGGATCCCAACAATGATAACTCTTGTATTTAGTGCcataacaagaaaataacacatgCGAGCCTGAGGTTCAAGTTTATTATGCTCATGAGACTGAAGAAGGACAAAACAGACACAACAAAAAATATGAAGAGAGCTATAATCTATAGAGGTAATGATAAAGACGCTCAACGATAGTAGTGTTACCAATGACAGAATAAAGAACTCTATTGATAGCATGGATAATAGTGAGAACAacttcaccccaagtacgctcaaGACACGAAGAAGAAATAAGTATAGCACGAATAGAGTCAAGAATGTGATGGTGTTTGCGTTCAGCTCTTTCATTTTGTTGAGATGTATCAGGATAagaaaactcggacaaagtacccTATTCAgcaagaaaatttaaaagtttgaagtcacgatattccatagcattatcgtaTCAAAAGACTTTAATGACCTTGAAAAACTGAGTTTTAATTATAGTAGCAAAATTAATATAAAGTTGAGGCAACTCAAAACGATTAGTCAtgaaataaacccaagtaaaacgtGAATAATTATCAATAAATACTACAAAGTATCGATCCCATCCTATAGAAGCGGTGGGAGCAGGACCCAAACATCTGAGTgaataagatcaaaaggagagtaAGAAAGAGATGGATTATTATGAAAAGATAATGCTAGTTGTTTTACAGTTTGAAAGAAATACAATTAAAAAACTCATGATTAACCTGACCTAAAACACCTTTAGACATAAGACGACACAATTTTTTTAAGGAGCTATAGATAAGACGATGATGCTAAAAATGAAGTGTAGATGGAGAAGAAACAACACATAGATTTGACGTAAAAGAATATGAAGATTCTCAAGTTCAAACAAACTTCCGATCTTACGTCTAGTCCCGATGATCTGTTTCGTTCGATAATCCTGCACACGACAAccagaaatagaaaaattgacatcaaaatcgagatcaacaagttgaccaatagagataagattaaagtttaatttaggAATAAAATAAGTATTAGGGAGAGTAAGATTTGACTATGAAATAAAACCTTTATGTGTTGCATCCAAGAGGGAACTATCAACAATGTTGACAAAAGGtgcatttgtagtggtagacaaAGACAAGAAAATATgatgcaaaagagaagaaagggcTGGGTGAGAAATTCGAATTTCTTATGACTTTATTGAGATGGTTTTGAAGAGCTCGGCGAGACAGTCATGTGGCCACAAACAGTGCAGCGATCTGAGTTTCGGATTAAAAATTATGAGGAATTGAAGATTGAATTAAAAGTTAAGGTTCTTAatctccttccttcttcctcagCGTGTTTCATGTGAAATGAGGGAGAAGAGAAGGTTGAACTTGTATATATATGTTAGGCCTTGGGTCTAATACGGCTCGATCCAATCGATTTGGCTCATTAGCTTAATTttaggccaaaatctttaaaattaatattttaattcgtattttaaatatttttacttttctaaaatataaaatttaattttctaatttatttgactcataattaatttattatttaattatttattaatttaccgAATTTTACAGACTACACCATAGGTCTACTAAAcatgaaaaaatatattatccATCCTTACTCCTAATTAcacatttcttctttttcattatctTATTTTCACCACAACCACTCCATTCCTCCCTCCCCTATCACGCCGCCAACATTGTCGACAATGTTGGACCTTAGAGTcgcaataaaaagaaacatctatGTACAATAAAAAACAACATCCATCGAGTTTAAAAGAAATACCCATGtacaataaaaactaaacatTTATGTACAATAAAAAGAAATATCCGTGAGGCTTGCGAGATGATTTATGGAAGGTGGAGGGCGCCCCACGTCGcggaaggaaaaaaagaaaaagaccaaCGGCGGCGGAAGAACACGATGGAGGACGACGATACAAAGGGGTGTTGCGATTGTGTCATTGGCGCGACTTCTTCCTGTAGTAGTAACATGAAACCCGACGATACAATAGTAGTGACGGAGGGCAGAGACAATTCTTGTGGCGTGATGAAGGACGAAGTTGGGTTGCTTGCGGTGGCACGATGAGACTAGACTGCCTACAGCGATGGACGGGATGGAGGCGCGACGGGACTGAGCTGCGAGCGAcggttggggagacacgacaaaGCACAATTGCGTGGAATGGTTGCGGACGCATGAAGGAGCCAAAATACGTGTAGTGTTTCGCGAGATTCCGGTGAGGAGTTGAGGAGAGCAAAGATGGGACGTAATGCAGGTGTGGAGAAAAGGATTTATGATTgttaataaaaaagagaaaaaacgtTATTCGGGAAACGGATATTTTACTAattcttattatttaaaatgtGTTTACAGttggttatttaaattttattttaaaagaaattaaaaataataattattaattaatgttattaatattatttagaaAGAGTATTGTTTTTCTAGACCTTTTCATTCCATTATTAGTTTCAAGTGCTGCCAAAAATGATCACTtgcttcttatttttttattatttatatttattatttaatgaaaGCTATGTCTCCGTATTTAGGGGTGTTCAAATCtaaaccgatccaaattaaaaCGTTCATCCAATTTGATCCAAACTGAAAaccgattaaaaccgcactaattcggatttgattggattatattttttgcaaagcgctggattggatcggatttcggatctacttttcataaccgatccaatccaatccaaatcgcacaatgtgctataatatattattttattattatatttacaattatacttataacatgttcaatttgttatacatttttctattattcatgtattattattatttaataaatattttatattcaaaatgttatttatttatttattttaaccaaccaataattttatttctattgttatgttatgatttactttttaagatattgttaagacttgttatgtcattgttgattatttaaaatttgattttgagacttgttatatgtatttaatttttttatttaaaaaccgtCAATCCAAACCAATCTAAACCGCTTGTAATTGGATCGAATCATATTGAATTTCCAAAaaaattccattcaattcaaaccgTACCGCACATAATTAAGCGTTCGGAttggataattttttttcttaaaaccgaaccaaaccgcatcgCAAACACTCCTACCCGTGTTTGGTAATAAACTAACGTGATTATATatgttttagtaattttatatatttaaatttttttataaattaaataataatatttaaaataatattatttatattttattaatattagatcaatttaattaaatttaattaacaaaaatacttaTATGTATCACATTATTCATATTCATATTGTTTCTATCCCCAAATATCATGTTATCCCACCGACTCATCGATACAATCAAGCTTTTTTCTATTTATGTCACGACcaaagaaaattaaaggaaaaagagaaagaacttTTATTATCAAAGAATAAACTAATCAAGCTTTTTTCTATTTATGTCACgaccaaagaaaaggaaaaagataaaGAACTTTATATCAAAGAATAAACTaaactaaagaaaacaaaaaatagaaaacttAAATAAGTTTTCTCTTCCTATCTGTTGATGATGGTGATCTCTGAATAGTGCATGCAGAAATTATGCACCTGCGTCATGATTTTACgtttgttgtttgtttgtttatttgtgtttgatttcaaGCTTGTGAATctgatataatataaataataataataataatttttttaaatattttttaaataccgatatttcattaattttaacaattaattttaattaatatattatatattttttataattaagattaatgattaaaattattaacaTTAAAATCTAGgaacacttaaaatttttttaataatataatctaCCAAGTCAATCTCGATGTTGACTAAGAGTAATTTTTAATAAAGCATATGATTGTAACTCGTGATGTTAAAATTTATTTACTGTATAACTGATATGTATGTGTCATAAAATGCTAacctcaatttttatttattcatttattatttttgtaaagattttttaatcttttacttggataaaattaaattatcatctatttttttcacaaaaattaaatataacgaaaaaaaataacactaataattatatttctaatacttcATAAACTTCTATTAGGTCCTCGTACTTTCCCAACATTAAAAGTAAGCGTCATATTTTTTTCTGCTTCCACGTTATCATATATATCTCTCTCTCTACTTGACAACAGAGAATCGAAATAGTTATGGACATGTTCTATTGGTTATTATATGAGCcataaacccaaaaaaaaaacatatttccataaatttttaaatatactagTTATTATGTCACATTTAACTTTGAAATAATactaaattcatttaaaattgaaaaaaaaaattaaatattaaaaattaaaataatactttatagaaaaaaatagagagTATAAATAATACATTAtaggataaagtattattttaatttttaatatttaaattaattttttaatttattttttaataatttaaatagcctattttaattttaaaaaattttaaacagatttaatattattttacgattaaatctaatttaaataattaataagaaacttttatattaataattattaatagatcaattttatttacgtactaaaattaaatattatattaatttttaaatatactagTTATTATGTCacatttaaatttgaaataatactaaattcatttaaaattgaaaaaaaaattaaatattaaaaattaaattaaaatttaatttaaatattaaaattattagaattttacaggaaattcaatttaaatattaatttaatttaatttaattcgaaCTCCTTCTTACAGGGAATTCacttgtaattcgaatcaactcgaTTCGAACTCCCCTAAGCTACGTACTccatgtaattcgaattgatataattCGAACCTTGCATGCCTAATTCGAATCTAATTGATTCGAACTACGTGAGAAGAGTATTTGGTCATAATTCAAATTGAATCAATTCGAATTATGTGCAAAGCTAATTCGAatcttattgattcgaattatataaaaatgtgtTCTGGTGGATTGATGTATCAAAATTTGTTTTGACAAATTTGGGTAAAAATGAGCTCTCCTCGACACATTTGAATTTTTTACCCGAAAAATAATATCGCCTGTAAACTAAAAAAGAAATCAAACTTTTAGAATGGACATTGagtattataatattaaaatatttatggcGTAGTTTAATTTATAGAACTTAATTAGGCGAGATCTAATTAACAAGTGGGAGTTAAGACTTAAGCGCATAGAACACAAGTTAAACTGGGgataaaaaaggaaataaaatacaacatttgaagaaagaaaaaaatgtagccGTTGAATTGGGCAACGGCTCTATTGTTTCCTTATTAAACTATCCGTTACACTTTTGAACTCATAAAACACccttcacttcttcttcttcttcaacaaacaCACAGACATAACTTACCTTGCTACATTTCGTGTTTCAAATCTTAGGTATGTTTGTTTCAACTCACAATTTCGCCAACCTAAATTGTTGCAGAGAGTTCTGATTGGTGTTTGTGTTGTTGCAGGGAATCGAAAATGAACGACCTAATGACCAAGTCATTCACGAGCTACGTGGATCTGAAGAAAGCGGCAATGAAAGACGAATTGGACTTGGAAGCAGGGCAGGGAGTGGAGCTGAGCTCTTCCACCACTCACATGGACACGGACATGGGCCTGTTCTTGGAGGAAGCCGAGAAGGTGAAGACGGAAATGGCGAGCCTCCGCGAGATACTCGAGAGGCTCCAACAGGCCAACGAGGAGGGAAAATCACTCCACAAGCCCGACGCTCTGAAATCTCTAAGGACAAGAATCAATTCCGACATTGTGACGCTTCTGAAGAAGGCCCGGGCCATTAGAGCCCATCTGGAAGACATGGACAAAGCCAACTCCGCAAACAGGAGGCTCTCGGGACTCAAGGATGGGACCACAACCGCCATCTACCGCACTCGGATCGCGGTGACGAACGGGCTCCGGAAGAAGCTGAAAGAGCTGATGATGGAGTTCCAGGGGCTGAGGCAGAGGATGATGACAGAGTACAAGGAGACTGTTGGAAGAAGGTACTTCACGGTGACCGGTGAGTACCCGGACGAAGAGGTGATCGAGAAGATAATTTCGAATGGGGAAGAAGAGGAGTTCTTGGGGAAGGCGATTGGGGAGCATGGGAGGGGGAAAGTGATGGAAA includes:
- the LOC112712417 gene encoding syntaxin-related protein KNOLLE, which translates into the protein MNDLMTKSFTSYVDLKKAAMKDELDLEAGQGVELSSSTTHMDTDMGLFLEEAEKVKTEMASLREILERLQQANEEGKSLHKPDALKSLRTRINSDIVTLLKKARAIRAHLEDMDKANSANRRLSGLKDGTTTAIYRTRIAVTNGLRKKLKELMMEFQGLRQRMMTEYKETVGRRYFTVTGEYPDEEVIEKIISNGEEEEFLGKAIGEHGRGKVMETVVEIQDRHDAAKEIEKSLLELHQVFLDMAVMVEAQGEKMDDIEHHVIHASHYVKDANKELVSAKKYQRNSRKWLCIGIIILLILILVIVIPITTSFSSS